A region from the Alnus glutinosa chromosome 5, dhAlnGlut1.1, whole genome shotgun sequence genome encodes:
- the LOC133868037 gene encoding transcription factor DYT1-like, whose product MEYVIGSDLNDLHITEEGSSRGRMGRRRYSNEDTLEFKSKNLFAERRRRQKLSERLLALRALIPFITNMNKATIIEDAISYVQDLQRNVNVLQEQLFEIEASSEEETKPRSTEETEAADEMEKSGIQAEVEATQIVENKLWVKIVFEKKRGGFNRLMEAMNALGFELVDTIVTTSNGAMLVSSCVKGIYGERLQVQQTQELLLEIINGI is encoded by the exons ATGGAATATGTAATAGGCTCTGACTTGAATGATTTACACATAACAGAAGAAGGTAGCAGCAGGGGAAGGATGGGACGAAGGAGGTACAGCAACGAAGACACGCTAGAGTTCAAGTCTAAGAACCTATTTGCTGAAAGGAGGAGGAGGCAGAAGCTCAGTGAAAGGCTTCTGGCACTGCGGGCATTAATCCCTTTCATCACAAAT ATGAATAAAGCAACTATTATCGAGGATGCCATTTCATACGTCCAGGACCTGCAGAGGAATGTGAATGTTCTTCAAGAGCAGCTTTTCGAAATCGAAGCGTCGTCTGAAGAGGAAACAAAGCCAAGAAGTACTGAAGAAACAGAAGCTGCAGACGAGATGGAGAAAAGCGGCATTCAG GCAGAGGTTGAGGCCACACAAATTGTGGAGAACAAACTTTGGGTAAAGATAGTCTTCGAGAAGAAAAGGGGTGGATTCAATAGACTGATGGAAGCCATGAATGCTCTTGGATTTGAACTCGTTGATACAATTGTTACTACCTCCAATGGAGCAATGCTTGTTTCATCTTGTGTTAAG GGAATTTATGGTGAAAGGCTTCAAGTTCAGCAGACCCAGGAGTTGCTGTTAGAGATCATTAATGGCATATAG
- the LOC133869328 gene encoding small ribosomal subunit protein mS78 (rPPR3a)-like has protein sequence MSLSRLLRRAFSTSVESDSKPTIRSISRDLYEERSLKQLVQRFKKSSEHERFRTKIGIYKVTVHRLASAKRYNWIEEILEDQKKYKDISKEGFSARLIYLYGKSGMFEHAQKVFDEMPDRNCERTALSLGALLGACVNSKKFGLVSELFEELPKKLSIEPDLVSYNTIVKAFCEMDSFDSAVSVLDKMEKKGVEPNLITFNTLLNGLYGKGQFADGEKIWERMEKKNVAPNVRSYNAKLRGLALEKKTKEAVELVEEMKSKDVKPDVFSFNAVIKGYMNEGNLEEAKRWYNEIERSALAPDRRIFEMLIPFVCEKGEVELAFELCEETFKRKLLVDASLLQLVVDGLVKESKIEEAKKLEHLGKFNQYRRYSLKLPSDE, from the coding sequence ATGTCGTTGTCTCGCCTCCTCCGCCGCGCTTTCTCCACCTCCGTCGAATCTGACTCCAAACCTACCATCAGATCCATTTCTCGCGATCTCTACGAGGAGCGCAGCCTCAAACAACTCGTCCAGAGGTTCAAGAAGTCCTCCGAGCACGAACGCTTCCGCACCAAAATTGGCATATACAAAGTAACTGTCCACCGGCTAGCTTCGGCGAAACGTTACAACTGGATCGAAGAGATCCTCGAAGATCAAAAGAAGTACAAGGATATCTCCAAAGAAGGCTTCTCAGCTCGACTCATATATCTCTACGGGAAATCGGGCATGTTCGAGCATGCTCAGAAAGTGTTCGATGAAATGCCTGACCGGAACTGCGAGCGCACGGCGTTATCACTCGGCGCGCTCTTGGGGGCATGTGTGAACTCGAAGAAGTTTGGCTTGGTTAGTGAGCTTTTTGAGGAGTTACCGAAGAAGTTGTCCATTGAACCGGATTTGGTTTCGTATAATACTATTGTTAAGGCGTTTTGCGAGATGGATTCGTTTGATTCCGCAGTTTCAGTGCTTGATAAGATGGAGAAGAAGGGTGTGGAGCCAAATTTGATTACATTCAATACCCTTTTGAATGGGTTATATGGGAAGGGTCAGTTTGCAGACGGTGAAAAGATATGGGAGCGAATGGAGAAGAAGAATGTGGCTCCTAATGTTAGGAGTTACAATGCAAAGTTGCGTGGATTGGCGTTGGAGAAGAAAACCAAAGAGGCGGTTGAGTTagttgaagaaatgaagagCAAGGATGTCAAACCAGACGTTTTTAGCTTCAATGCTGTGATAAAAGGATATATGAATGAAGGGAACTTGGAGGAAGCTAAGCGTTGGTACAATGAGATAGAGAGGAGCGCGCTTGCCCCGGATAGAAGGATTTTCGAGATGCTTATTCCCTTTGTTTGTGAGAAGGGTGAGGTGGAGCTTGCCTTTGAGCTGTGCGAGGAAACCTTCAAAAGGAAATTACTTGTTGATGCTTCGTTGTTGCAGCTTGTGGTGGATGGACTGGTTAAGGAGTCTAAAATTGAGGAAGCCAAGAAGCTTGAGCATCTGGGAAAGTTTAATCAGTACCGTCGTTATAGTCTGAAATTGCCCTCAGATGAGTAG
- the LOC133869327 gene encoding small ribosomal subunit protein mS79 (rPPR3b)-like — translation MSLPRIFRRAFSTSVESDSTPSLKSISRDLYKERSLKQLVQKFKKSSEIKLFRTKTNIYKDMVHRLASAKCFNWIEEILEHQKKYEDISKEGFSARLINLYGRSGMFEQAQKVFDEMHERNCERTVLSLNALLGAGLNSKKFDLVGGLFEELPKKLSIEPDLVSYNTVIKAFCEMGSFDSAVTMLDEMEKKGVEPDLITFNTLLHGLYGKGQFLDGEKIWDLMKKKNVVLDDRSYNAKLLGLALEKKTKEAVELVEEMKSKEVEPSLFSFTAVIKGFVNEGNLEEAKLWYNKIEQSGLAPDRVIFNILIPFFCEKGEVDLAFKLCKEILQRKFLVDVSLLQLVVDGLVKESKMEEAKKLVELGKFNKYARYSLKLPSDE, via the coding sequence ATGTCGCTGCCTCGCATCTTCCGCCGCGCTTTCTCCACCTCCGTCGAATCCGACTCCACACCTTCCCTGAAATCCATTTCCCGCGATCTCTACAAGGAGCGCAGCCTCAAACAACTCGTCCAGAAGTTCAAGAAGTCCTCCGAGATAAAACTGTTCCGCACCAAAACCAACATATACAAAGACATGGTCCATCGGCTCGCTTCGGCGAAATGCTTCAACTGGATCGAAGAGATCCTCGAACACCAAAAGAAGTACGAGGATATCTCCAAAGAAGGCTTCTCGGCCCGACTCATAAATCTATACGGGAGATCAGGCATGTTCGAGCAGGCCCAGAAAGTGTTCGATGAAATGCATGAGCGGAACTGCGAACGCACAGTGTTATCGCTCAATGCGCTTTTGGGGGCGGGTTTGAACTCGAAGAAGTTTGACTTGGTTGGTGGGCTTTTTGAGGAGTTGCCAAAGAAGTTGTCCATTGAACCGGATTTGGTTTCGTATAATACAGTTATTAAGGCGTTTTGCGAGATGGGTTCGTTTGATTCGGCAGTTACAATGCTTGATGAGATGGAGAAGAAGGGTGTGGAGCCAGATTTGATTACATTCAATACCCTTTTGCATGGGTTATACGGGAAGGGTCAGTTTTTGGATGGTGAAAAGATATGGGAtctaatgaagaagaagaatgttgTTCTGGATGATAGGAGTTACAATGCAAAGTTGCTTGGGTTGGCGTTGGAGAAGAAAACCAAAGAGGCAGTTGAGTTAGTCGAAGAAATGAAGAGTAAGGAAGTCGAACCAAGCCTGTTTAGTTTCACTGCTGTGATTAAAGGATTTGTTAATGAAGGGAACTTGGAGGAAGCTAAACTGTGGTACAATAAGATAGAGCAGAGTGGCCTTGCCCCGGATAGAGTGATTTTCAATATTCTTATTCCCTTTTTTTGTGAGAAGGGTGAGGTGGACCTTGCCTTCAAGCTGTGCAAGGAAATCCTACAAAGGAAGTTCCTTGTTGATGTTTCGTTATTGCAGCTTGTGGTGGATGGACTGGTTAAGGAGTCTAAAATGGAGGAAGCCAAGAAGCTTGTGGAGCTGGGGAAGTTTAATAAGTACGCTCGTTATAGTCTGAAATTGCCCTCAGATGAGTAG
- the LOC133869325 gene encoding small ribosomal subunit protein mS78 (rPPR3a)-like — MSSLHRRLHGIFTSTSVRATSQTNTVKASARNARTKEGKLEQLVEKFKKSSASHRFRASHGIYESTVRRLASAQKFSMIEEILEAQKKYPDISTEGFAIRLISLYGKAGMFDHAHKVFEEMPELNCARTAKSFNALLAACVNAKKFDKVDELFRGLPQKVSIEVDLVSYNIVINAFCEMGSLDTALLILDELEKNGLEPDSVTFNTLLNGFYNNGRFLDGEKIWSMMESKNVIPDIRSYNSRLRGMVHDKRISEAVNLFDEMRSKGINPDVISYNALIKGFCNDGKSEEAKWWYRELRENECSPDWVTYVTLIPLLCEEGDFDMALELCAEVINQRFTIDTGLVQRVVDGLVKEAKIEKAKELVELGKSKKFFHYKLKLPLDK; from the exons ATGTCTTCCCTCCACCGTCGTCTCCATGGCATATTCACCAGTACTTCTGTCCGTGCAACATCCCAGACCAACACCGTCAAAGCCTCGGCCCGAAACGCTCGCACCAAAGAAGGTAAACTCGAACAACTGGTCGAGAAGTTCAAGAAATCCTCCGCGTCCCACCGCTTCCGCGCCTCGCACGGCATCTACGAGTCCACTGTTCGCCGCCTTGCTTCTGCCCAGAAATTCTCCATGATAGAAGAAATCCTCGAAGCCCAGAAGAAGTACCCGGACATCTCCACTGAGGGATTTGCAATCCGTCTGATCTCCTTGTATGGTAAAGCGGGCATGTTTGACCATGCACACAAGGTGTTCGAAGAAATGCCTGAGCTGAATTGTGCGCGTACAGCCAAGTCCTTCAACGCCCTTTTGGCAGCTTGTGTGAACGCCAAGAAATTCGATAAAGTTGATGAGCTTTTCCGGGGACTACCGCAAAAAGTGTCAATAGAAGTGGATTTGGTCTCTTATAATATTGTTATCAATGCATTTTGTGAGATGGGTTCGTTGGATACTGCACTTTTGATACTTGATGAGTTGGAGAAGAATGGGTTGGAGCCTGATTCGGTAACATTCAATACGCTTCTCAATGGGTTTTATAACAATGGTCGGTTTTTGGACGGAGAGAAGATATGGTCTATGATGGAGAGCAAGAATGTTATTCCTGATATTAGAAGTTATAATTCAAGGTTGCGCGGTATGGTTCATGACAAAAGAATATCAGAAGCAGTtaatttgtttgatgaaatgcggAGCAAAGGAATTAACCCGGATGTGATTAGttataatgctttgattaaAGGGTTCTGTAATGATGGGAAGTCGGAGGAAGCGAAATGGTGGTATAGGGAGCTAAGAGAAAATGAATGTAGTCCTGATTGGGTCACTTATGTGACCCTTATTCCACTTCTTTGCGAAGAGGGTGATTTCGATATGGCTCTTGAGCTCTGTGCAGAGGTTATCAATCAACGGTTTACTATTGACACAGGGTTAGTGCAGCGTGTGGTGGATGGGTTAGTCAAGGAGGCAAAGATTGAGAAAGCTAAGGAGCTTGTAGAACTGGGAAAGTCAAAAAAGTTTTTCCATTACAAACTAAAATTGCCTCTGGACAAGTA g
- the LOC133869329 gene encoding small ribosomal subunit protein mS79 (rPPR3b)-like translates to MTFSRILSRSFSTFLQPNSTISIKSIANDLYKERSLECLVQKFKKYSELKRFRTRAGIYEDTVRRLAKAKCLGWIEEILEDQKKYEDISKEGFSIRLMSLYGKAGMFEHAHKVFDEMPDRNCRCTVLSLNALLGACVNSKKFDLVDGIFKELPKKLSIEPDLVSYNTVIKAFCQMGSFDSAVLKLDEMEKKGLEPDLFTFNTLLNGLYGKRLFSDGEKIWELMQKKNVVPDIRSYNAKLLGLALDKKTKEAMELVEEMKTRAVKPNAFSFNALIKGYVIEGNLEEAKWWYDNIGDGESAPGKKTFEIVVPFVCEKGELELAFELCKEIFKRKFLVDVSLLQLVINTLVKESKMEEAKKLVQLGKRHSYCRYDLKLPSGE, encoded by the coding sequence ATGACGTTCTCTCGGATTCTCTCTCGCTCTTTCTCTACTTTCCTTCAACCCAACTCCACAATTAGCATCAAATCTATTGCCAACGACCTCTACAAAGAACGCAGCCTCGAGTGCCTTGTACAGAAGTTCAAAAAGTACTCCGAGCTTAAACGGTTCCGCACCCGAGCCGGCATATATGAAGACACGGTCCGCAGGCTCGCTAAGGCAAAATGCTTAGGATGGATCGAAGAGATCCTTGAAGACCAAAAGAAGTATGAGGATATCTCCAAAGAAGGCTTCTCGATACGACTCATGTCTCTGTATGGAAAAGCAGGCATGTTTGAGCATGCCCATAAAGTGTTCGATGAAATGCCTGACAGGAACTGCAGGTGCACGGTCCTATCGCTCAATGCGCTTTTGGGGGCTTGTGTGAACTCAAAGAAGTTTGATTTGGTTGATGGGATTTTTAAGGAGTTACCGAAGAAGTTGTCGATTGAACCAGATTTGGTTTCGTATAATACAGTTATTAAGGCGTTTTGTCAGATGGGTTCCTTTGATTCGGCTGTTTTGAAGCTTGATGAGATGGAAAAGAAGGGTTTGGAGCCAGATTTGTTTACATTCAATACCCTTTTGAATGGGTTATATGGGAAGCGTCTGTTCTCAGATGGTGAAAAGATATGGGAGCTAATGCAGAAGAAGAATGTTGTCCCTGACATTAGGAGTTACAATGCAAAGTTGCTTGGACTGGCGTTGGACAAGAAAACCAAAGAGGCGATGGAGTTAGTTGAAGAAATGAAGACTAGGGCAGTCAAACCAAATGCGTTTAGTTTCAATGCTCTGATTAAAGGATATGTTATTGAGGGGAACTTGGAAGAAGCAAAGTGGTGGTACGATAACATAGGGGATGGCGAGAGTGCCCCTGGTAAAAAGACTTTCGAGATTGTTGTTCCCTTCGTTTGTGAGAAGGGTGAGCTAGAGCTAGCCTTTGAGCTGTGCAAGGAAATTTTTAAGAGGAAGTTCCTTGTTGATGTTTCGTTATTGCAGCTTGTGATAAATACACTGGTTAAGGAGTCTAAAATGGAGGAAGCAAAGAAGCTTGTGCAGCTTGGGAAGAGACATAGTTATTGCCGTTATGACCTGAAATTGCCTTCAGGTGAGTAG
- the LOC133868853 gene encoding transcription factor DYT1-like, with amino-acid sequence MEYVIGSDLNDLHITEEGSSRGRMGRRRYSNEDTLEFKSKNLFAERRRRQKLSERLLALRALIPFITNMNKATIIEDAISYVQDLQRNVNVLQEQLFKIEASSEEETKPRSTEETEAADKMEKCGIQAEVEATQIVENKLWVKIVFEKKRGGFNRLMEAMNALGFELVHTIVTTSKGAMLVSSCVKCHAGKRRT; translated from the exons ATGGAATATGTAATAGGCTCTGACTTGAATGATTTACACATAACAGAAGAAGGTAGCAGCAGGGGAAGGATGGGCCGAAGGAGGTACAGCAATGAAGACACGCTAGAGTTCAAGTCTAAGAACCTATTTGCTGAAAGGAGGAGGAGGCAGAAGCTCAGTGAAAGGCTTCTGGCACTGCGGGCATTAATCCCTTTCATCACAAAT ATGAATAAAGCAACTATTATCGAGGATGCCATTTCATACGTCCAGGACCTGCAGAGGAATGTGAATGTTCTTCAAGAGCAGCTTTTCAAAATCGAAGCGTCGTCTGAAGAGGAAACAAAGCCAAGAAGTACTGAAGAAACAGAAGCTGCAGACAAGATGGAGAAATGCGGCATTCAG GCAGAGGTCGAGGCCACACAAATTGTGGAGAACAAACTTTGGGTAAAGATAGTCTTCGAGAAGAAAAGGGGTGGATTCAATAGACTGATGGAAGCCATGAATGCTCTTGGATTTGAACTCGTTCATACAATTGTTACTACCTCCAAAGGAGCAATGCTTGTTTCATCTTGTGTTAAG TGCCATGCTGGAAAGAGACGGACATGA
- the LOC133869314 gene encoding G-type lectin S-receptor-like serine/threonine-protein kinase RKS1 isoform X1 → MNPAKELLNTWLLLSLIVFRFCISLDTISPNEPFKDGDILVSKGETFALGFFSPGNSGRHYVGIWYNKVPEQTVVWVANRDNPLNDTSGVLSINTRGNLVLNSKNRSTPVWSTNASVSSTNNSMAARLLDSGNLVLVLRDSENFAWQSFDYPTNTLLTFMKFGLDRRTGFNRYLTSWKSEDDPATGNSSLQIDPTGYPQLFLNKGGSPLWRGGPWTGQRWSGVPEMNQHFIFNVSFVNNQDEVTIVYSVNDPKIFTRMVMNESGVVARSTWHESRWFVFWYTPKELCDTFGECGPNSYCDPYDPNKFQCTCLPGFEPNSTREWYLRDGSGGCVRSQGVSACRSGEGFVKLPRVKVPDTSIARVDMSLSLKECKQECLRNCSCTAYTSADETRGGIGCLSWHGHLVDTRTFANGGQDLYVRVDVATLDKTKRSLLDWGKRFEIICGVARGLLYLHQDSRLRIIHRDLKASNILLDNAMNPKIADFGMAKIVGGDQNEANTKRVVGTYGYMSPEYAMHGLFSVKSDVYSFGVLMLELITGKKNSAYYHDGPSSNLIGHVWDLWREDKAMEIVDSSLGDQSAKEVLRCIQIGLLCVQEYAIDRPTMSAVIFMLGNDTLLSYPKQPAFILKSTYNSKDKSISEGACSVNKVTITMINAR, encoded by the exons ATGAATCCTGCCAAAGAGCTATTGAATACATGGTTGCTTCTCTCCCTAATTGTTTTCCGATTTTGCATTTCCCTTGACACCATTTCGCCGAACGAGCCCTTTAAAGACGGTGACATCCTAGTTTCGAAAGGAGAAACTTTCGCCCTTGGGTTTTTCAGCCCGGGAAACTCTGGCCGCCACTACGTCGGAATATGGTATAACAAAGTTCCTGAACAAACCGTTGTGTGGGTAGCAAACAGAGACAACCCTCTCAATGATACCTCCGGAGTCCTCTCCATCAACACCCGCGGAAACCTCGTCCTAAACAGCAAAAACCGAAGCACTCCTGTCTGGTCAACAAACGCTTCAGTCTCATCCACGAACAATTCTATGGCGGCTCGGCTCTTAGATTCTGGAAATCTTGTTTTGGTTCTACGAGACAGCGAAAATTTCGCATGGCAGAGCTTCGATTATCCCACGAATACTCTGCTCACGTTCATGAAATTTGGGCTGGACCGGCGGACAGGGTTCAACCGGTACCTAACATCTTGGAAGTCCGAAGATGACCCGGCAACCGGCAACAGCTCATTACAGATTGACCCAACTGGGTACCCACAATTGTTCTTAAACAAGGGTGGATCTCCATTGTGGCGAGGCGGACCTTGGACCGGCCAAAGGTGGAGCGGTGTACCTGAAATGAAtcaacattttattttcaacGTTAGTTTTGTGAATAATCAAGATGAGGTCACGATAGTGTATAGTGTAAACGACCCTAAAATTTTCACCAGAATGGTGATGAACGAATCAGGAGTCGTTGCTCGGTCTACGTGGCACGAGAGTAGATGGTTCGTGTTTTGGTATACTCCGAAAGAGTTGTGCGATACGTTCGGAGAGTGCGGTCCAAATAGTTACTGCGACCCATACGATCCCAACAAGTTCCAGTGCACATGCTTACCCGGGTTTGAACCCAATTCGACCCGTGAATGGTACTTGAGAGACGGGTCAGGCGGGTGCGTGAGGAGCCAAGGAGTATCCGCGTGCCGCAGTGGAGAAGGGTTTGTGAAGCTGCCACGTGTGAAGGTGCCGGATACTTCTATAGCACGTGTGGACATGAGTTTGAGTTTGAAGGAATGTAAGCAGGAGTGCTTAAGGAACTGTTCTTGTACGGCTTACACAAGTGCAGATGAAACAAGGGGTGGGATTGGGTGCTTGTCATGGCACGGGCACTTGGTGGACACCAGAACGTTTGCCAATGGGGGACAAGACTTGTATGTACGTGTGGATGTAGCTACATTAG acaaaacaaaaaggtcATTGTTAGATTGGGGAAAACGCTTCGAGATTATTTGTGGGGTTGCTCGAGGGCTTTTATATCTTCATCAAGACTCAAGATTAAGAATTATCCATAGAGACTTAAAGGCCAGCAACATTCTACTTGACAATGCAATGAATCCAAAAATTGCTGATTTTGGTATGGCTAAAATTGTTGGAGGGGACCAAAATGAAGCAAATACAAAACGCGTCGTTGGAACATA TGGATATATGTCACCGGAGTATGCAATGCATGGGCTATTTTCAGTGAAGTCTGATGTATATAGCTTTGGGGTTTTGATGCTAGAGCTCATTACTGGCAAAAAGAACAGTGCTTATTATCATGATGGTCCCTCCTCAAACTTGATTGGACAT GTTTGGGACCTATGGAGAGAAGATAAAGCCATGGAAATAGTTGATTCATCACTGGGTGACCAATCTGCTAAAGAAGTTTTGAGATGTATTCAAATTGGTCTGTTGTGTGTGCAAGAATATGCAATAGATAGGCCAACCATGTCAGCAGTTATTTTCATGTTGGGTAATGACACACTTCTTTCTTATCCAAAACAACCTGCATTTATTCTGAAGAGCACTTACAATAGTAAAGATAAATCAATTAGTGAAGGTGCTTGTTCTGTAAATAAAGTAACAATTACTATGATTAATGCTCGCTAA
- the LOC133869314 gene encoding G-type lectin S-receptor-like serine/threonine-protein kinase RKS1 isoform X2 — MNPAKELLNTWLLLSLIVFRFCISLDTISPNEPFKDGDILVSKGETFALGFFSPGNSGRHYVGIWYNKVPEQTVVWVANRDNPLNDTSGVLSINTRGNLVLNSKNRSTPVWSTNASVSSTNNSMAARLLDSGNLVLVLRDSENFAWQSFDYPTNTLLTFMKFGLDRRTGFNRYLTSWKSEDDPATGNSSLQIDPTGYPQLFLNKGGSPLWRGGPWTGQRWSGVPEMNQHFIFNVSFVNNQDEVTIVYSVNDPKIFTRMVMNESGVVARSTWHESRWFVFWYTPKELCDTFGECGPNSYCDPYDPNKFQCTCLPGFEPNSTREWYLRDGSGGCVRSQGVSACRSGEGFVKLPRVKVPDTSIARVDMSLSLKECKQECLRNCSCTAYTSADETRGGIGCLSWHGHLVDTRTFANGGQDLYVRVDVATLAQYSKKNGLIRNKRMLAVFVVSVTVTLLLLVSIVYWLVMRVKRRNEDENRMKNLFSGTSTSKYHQESREFDESTRNSDLPYFDLNIIAAATDNFSDANKLGEGGFGPVYKGLLDNHKEIAVKRLSRFSGQGVEEFKNEVGIIAKLQHRNLVRILGYCIQGEEKMLIYEYLPNKSLDFFIFDKTKRSLLDWGKRFEIICGVARGLLYLHQDSRLRIIHRDLKASNILLDNAMNPKIADFGMAKIVGGDQNEANTKRVVGTYGYMSPEYAMHGLFSVKSDVYSFGVLMLELITGKKNSAYYHDGPSSNLIGHVWDLWREDKAMEIVDSSLGDQSAKEVLRCIQIGLLCVQEYAIDRPTMSAVIFMLGNDTLLSYPKQPAFILKSTYNSKDKSISEGACSVNKVTITMINAR; from the exons ATGAATCCTGCCAAAGAGCTATTGAATACATGGTTGCTTCTCTCCCTAATTGTTTTCCGATTTTGCATTTCCCTTGACACCATTTCGCCGAACGAGCCCTTTAAAGACGGTGACATCCTAGTTTCGAAAGGAGAAACTTTCGCCCTTGGGTTTTTCAGCCCGGGAAACTCTGGCCGCCACTACGTCGGAATATGGTATAACAAAGTTCCTGAACAAACCGTTGTGTGGGTAGCAAACAGAGACAACCCTCTCAATGATACCTCCGGAGTCCTCTCCATCAACACCCGCGGAAACCTCGTCCTAAACAGCAAAAACCGAAGCACTCCTGTCTGGTCAACAAACGCTTCAGTCTCATCCACGAACAATTCTATGGCGGCTCGGCTCTTAGATTCTGGAAATCTTGTTTTGGTTCTACGAGACAGCGAAAATTTCGCATGGCAGAGCTTCGATTATCCCACGAATACTCTGCTCACGTTCATGAAATTTGGGCTGGACCGGCGGACAGGGTTCAACCGGTACCTAACATCTTGGAAGTCCGAAGATGACCCGGCAACCGGCAACAGCTCATTACAGATTGACCCAACTGGGTACCCACAATTGTTCTTAAACAAGGGTGGATCTCCATTGTGGCGAGGCGGACCTTGGACCGGCCAAAGGTGGAGCGGTGTACCTGAAATGAAtcaacattttattttcaacGTTAGTTTTGTGAATAATCAAGATGAGGTCACGATAGTGTATAGTGTAAACGACCCTAAAATTTTCACCAGAATGGTGATGAACGAATCAGGAGTCGTTGCTCGGTCTACGTGGCACGAGAGTAGATGGTTCGTGTTTTGGTATACTCCGAAAGAGTTGTGCGATACGTTCGGAGAGTGCGGTCCAAATAGTTACTGCGACCCATACGATCCCAACAAGTTCCAGTGCACATGCTTACCCGGGTTTGAACCCAATTCGACCCGTGAATGGTACTTGAGAGACGGGTCAGGCGGGTGCGTGAGGAGCCAAGGAGTATCCGCGTGCCGCAGTGGAGAAGGGTTTGTGAAGCTGCCACGTGTGAAGGTGCCGGATACTTCTATAGCACGTGTGGACATGAGTTTGAGTTTGAAGGAATGTAAGCAGGAGTGCTTAAGGAACTGTTCTTGTACGGCTTACACAAGTGCAGATGAAACAAGGGGTGGGATTGGGTGCTTGTCATGGCACGGGCACTTGGTGGACACCAGAACGTTTGCCAATGGGGGACAAGACTTGTATGTACGTGTGGATGTAGCTACATTAG ctcaaTACTCAAAGAAAAATGGCCTTATTCGGAACAAGAGGATGCTGGCAGTTTTTGTGGTTTCTGTTACTGTAACGTTGCTTCTTTTAGTCTCCATTGTGTATTGGCTGGTAATGAGGGTGAAAAGACGTAATGAGGATGAAAATAGGATGAAAAATCTGTTTAGTGGTACCTCAACTTCAAAATACCATCAAGAAAGCAGGGAGTTTGATGAGAGTACAAGAAATTCAGATTTACCATACTTTGATCTAAATATCATAGCTGCAGCCACAGATAATTTCTCTGATGCAAACAAGCTTGGAGAAGGTGGTTTTGGCCCAGTTTATAAG GGTCTCTTAGATAATCATAAGGAAATTGCAGTAAAAAGACTATCAAGGTTTTCCGGACAAGGAGTAGAAGAATTCAAAAATGAAGTTGGAATAATTGCTAAACTCCAACACAGGAACCTTGTGAGGATTCTAGGTTATTGCATTCAAGGAGAAGAGAAGATGTTAATCTATGAGTACTTGCCAAACAAAAGCCTggactttttcatttttg acaaaacaaaaaggtcATTGTTAGATTGGGGAAAACGCTTCGAGATTATTTGTGGGGTTGCTCGAGGGCTTTTATATCTTCATCAAGACTCAAGATTAAGAATTATCCATAGAGACTTAAAGGCCAGCAACATTCTACTTGACAATGCAATGAATCCAAAAATTGCTGATTTTGGTATGGCTAAAATTGTTGGAGGGGACCAAAATGAAGCAAATACAAAACGCGTCGTTGGAACATA TGGATATATGTCACCGGAGTATGCAATGCATGGGCTATTTTCAGTGAAGTCTGATGTATATAGCTTTGGGGTTTTGATGCTAGAGCTCATTACTGGCAAAAAGAACAGTGCTTATTATCATGATGGTCCCTCCTCAAACTTGATTGGACAT GTTTGGGACCTATGGAGAGAAGATAAAGCCATGGAAATAGTTGATTCATCACTGGGTGACCAATCTGCTAAAGAAGTTTTGAGATGTATTCAAATTGGTCTGTTGTGTGTGCAAGAATATGCAATAGATAGGCCAACCATGTCAGCAGTTATTTTCATGTTGGGTAATGACACACTTCTTTCTTATCCAAAACAACCTGCATTTATTCTGAAGAGCACTTACAATAGTAAAGATAAATCAATTAGTGAAGGTGCTTGTTCTGTAAATAAAGTAACAATTACTATGATTAATGCTCGCTAA